From the Anaeromyxobacter dehalogenans 2CP-1 genome, the window GGAGGCGGTGAAGATGAGCTACCTCGTGGTCGCGCCGCCGGGCGAGGCCTGGCAGGCGCCGCCGGCCGGCAAGGTGTTCCGCATCGTCTCCGAGCCGCTGCCGTCGAAGGGCCGCCTGCGCTACATGGGCTGCGGCCCCGAGGGCCGGATGGGCCTCAGCCTCCAGGAGAAGCACGTACGCCCGGAGAACCGCGCCTTCGAGCGGCTCCTGCGCGGCGACGTGGTGGAGGTGACCGGGGCCGAGCCGCGCGGGGACGGGCTGGCCCTGGGCGAGGCCTCCACGGTGAAGGTGCTCGCGCCGGCGGGGCGGCCGGTGCCGCCGCCGCGCGGCGAGCGCTGACGCGCCCGCTACTTCGCCGGCTCCGCCGCGCGGCGCGAGGCGCGGAACAGCTCGGAGAAGACCTCCTCGAGCGGCGGGTCCTCCACCGTGAGATCGGTCACCGGCATGGCCGCGAGCAGGCGCGCCACCACCGCCGAGACCTCCTCGGCCGCCACCTGCAGCGTGGCGCTCCCGGGCTCGGCCGACACCACCTGGCCGAAGCGGGCCAGGTCCCCGCCCGACGGCCCCGCGCCGTTGCCGGTCGCGAGCCGCAGTACGATCCGCTTGTCCGGGCGCATCCGGTGCGCGAGCGCGCGCAGGTCGCCGTCGTAGATGATCCGACCGTGGTCGATGACCACCACCCGCGGGCAGAGCTGCAGCACGTCCTCCATGTAGTGGCTGGTCAGGATCACCGAGGCGCCGTAGCGCTCGTTGTACGCCTTCACGAACTGGCGCACGGTGGCCTGCATGGAGACGTCGAGCCCGATGGTCGGCTCGTCCAGGAACAGCACGCGCGGCCGGTGCAGGAGCGCCGCGGCCAGCTCGCACTTCATCCGCTCGCCCAGCGAGAGCTGGCGGGTGGGCTTCTGCACCAGCGGCCCGAGCTCGAGCAGCTCGGTCAGCTCCGCCACCGTCTCCTGGAACCGGTCGCGCGGGATGTCGTAGACGGCGCGGTTCAGCTCGAACGTCTCGGCGGGCGGCAGGTCCCAGATCAGCTGCTGCTTCTGGCCCATCACCAGCGTGATGGCCTTCAGGAACGCCGGCTCGCGGCGGCGCGGCACGTGCCCGGCCACCGTGACGTCGCCCGCGGTGGGGTGCAGCAGCCCGGAGAGCATCTTCAGGGTGGTGGTCTTGCCCGCCCCGTTCGGCCCCAGGAAGCCGACGCGCTCGCCTTCACCGACGGAGAAGTCGATGCCGTCCACCGCGCGCACCGTCTCGTAGGTGCGGTGGAACAGCGCGCGCACCGCGGCGGCGAGGCCGGGGGGGCGCCGGGCGACGCGGTAGTGCTTGGCGAGGGCGCGGACCTGGATCACGGGGGCGAGATATTGCGGCCCGGACCTCCCGGGAGCAACCCCCGTGTCGCGCGGCCGGTTACCATGGGTTCATGGCCGCCACGAAGAAGAAGCGCCCGGTCACCAAGACCGGCCGTCCCCGCGCCCGCAAGGGGGTGACGCTGAAGCCGACCGAGCTCGGCGCCCAGCAGGTGGCGCTCGCGGAGCGGCCGCCGGAGCTCGAGGCGCTGGCCCAGGCGGTCGAGGCGGACGGCGGGGCGGTGCTGGCGGCCTACCGCGAGCCGCTGGGCGGCCACCCGCTCCTGTTCGTGGCGCTGCCGGTCGAGAAGGTGGAGCGCACCGCGTTCCAGCGCGACGTCTCCGACGCGCACGTGCGCAAGCTCACGCTCGCCATGGACAAGACCCGCCGGTACCTCGACCCCATCGTCGCGGTGCGCGAGGGCGAGCGGTACCTCACGCCGAACGGCGGCCACCGGCTCACCGCGCTGAAGGAGCTCGGGGCGCGGACGGTGCTGGCGCTGCTCGTGCCGGAGCGCGAGGTCGCGTACCAGATCCTCGCGCTCAACATCGAGAAGGCGCACAACCTCCGCGAGAAGGCGCTCGAGGTGGTGCGCATGTACCGCGACCTCGCCGGCGCGCTCGATCCCAGGGAGAGCGAGATGGCGCTCGAGTTCGAGGAGCCAGCGCTCGTCACGCTCGGCTTCGCGTACGAGCAGCGGCCGCGCCTCTCCGGCGGCGCCTACGCGCCCATCCTGCGGAAGGTCGACGCGCTCTCGGACGAGAAGCTCTCCCGGGCGCTGGCCGAGCGCGAGCGGCGCGCCGCGGTGCTGCTCGCGTTCGACGACGCGGTGGGCGAGGCGGTGGCGCGGCTGAAGGCGCGCGGGTTCGACTCGCCCTACCTCAAGAACTTCGTGGTGGCCCGGGTGAACCCGCTCCGGTTCATGAAGGGCGCGGCGCCGCCGTTCGACGAGCTGTTCGCGCAGATGACGAAGCGGACCCAGGGGATGGATCCCGGCAAGATCAAGAGCGAGGACGTGGCGCGCAGCGGCGGCGCGGCCGAGGCGGAGTAGCGGCCGCGCCGGGGGTCTCAGCGGCGCTGGGCGCCGCGGGCCTCGGTGCGCGCCAGGACCAGCCGGAGCTCCAGCTCGCCCCCGATGGTGGCGAGCGTCGCCTCGTCCACGTGGTCCTCCGCGTAGGGGAAGACCTCGCGCTCCTCCCAGCGCACGTGCCGCTCCAGCAGCTCGGCGAACGCGGTGAGCGCGGCGCGCAGCTCCTGGGGGCGCGCCGTGCGCGCGCTCTCGAGCAGGCGCGTCAGCTCGGCGTGCTCCGAGCCCAGCCGGTGGAGGTCGGCGCCGGTGAGGTGCCGCCCGAGCACGTCCTCCTCGGTACGGCTGTGGGTCCGGAAGACCTGCTCGTCGAAGCGCCGCGCCAGGGCGAGCAGCCCCGGCAGGTCCTTCGGGGCGCCCGCGCTCTCCGGGTGGCCGGCCAGCCCCATCTTGAGCTGGAACGCGACCAGCATCGCCTGGTGGTGCTCGCTCGAAAGTGGCTTCAGCTGGCGGGAACGCCTCATGGATCAATCGTGCCCGGCCCCCCTGACGTGCGCAAGGGCGCCTGCCGGCTCCATCCCCGCACCCCGAATCCCCGGGGGGGAGCAGCGGTCCTTGGTTGACGCTTCGCGCCATGCTCACTAAATCTGGCCAGGCAACCGACCGATTCCCGAGTCAACCGGAGCTGCGCTCATGGGCATGAACGGTTCTCCTCCGCCCGGCCGGCGGGCCGCGGTCGTGGCCGGCCTTCGCACGCCGTTCGTGAAGGCGGGCACCGACTTCAAGGACCTCTCCGCCACCGACCTCGGCGCGCTGGTGGTGAACGAGCTGGTGGTGCGGAGCGGGCTGCCGCCGGAGGCGTTCGACTCCGTCATCTTCGGCCAGGTCATCCCCTCGCCCACGGTCACGCTCATCGGCCGGGAGATGGTCCTGCGCACCCAACTGCCGCGGAGCGTGCAGGCGCACACCGTGGCGCGCGCCTGCGCGACCTCGATCCAGGCGGCCACCGACGCCGCCGACCAGATCCGGCTCGGCCACTCCGACTGCGCCATCGCCGGCGGCGCCGAGTCGGTCTCGGACGCGCCCATCTTCGCCTCGCGCCCGCTGGCGCAGGCGCTGGTGGAGCTGAGCCGCGCGCGCACGCTCGCCGAGCGCGCCCGCATCCTCGCCGGCCTGCG encodes:
- a CDS encoding ABC transporter ATP-binding protein, with the protein product MIQVRALAKHYRVARRPPGLAAAVRALFHRTYETVRAVDGIDFSVGEGERVGFLGPNGAGKTTTLKMLSGLLHPTAGDVTVAGHVPRRREPAFLKAITLVMGQKQQLIWDLPPAETFELNRAVYDIPRDRFQETVAELTELLELGPLVQKPTRQLSLGERMKCELAAALLHRPRVLFLDEPTIGLDVSMQATVRQFVKAYNERYGASVILTSHYMEDVLQLCPRVVVIDHGRIIYDGDLRALAHRMRPDKRIVLRLATGNGAGPSGGDLARFGQVVSAEPGSATLQVAAEEVSAVVARLLAAMPVTDLTVEDPPLEEVFSELFRASRRAAEPAK
- a CDS encoding hemerythrin domain-containing protein; translation: MRRSRQLKPLSSEHHQAMLVAFQLKMGLAGHPESAGAPKDLPGLLALARRFDEQVFRTHSRTEEDVLGRHLTGADLHRLGSEHAELTRLLESARTARPQELRAALTAFAELLERHVRWEEREVFPYAEDHVDEATLATIGGELELRLVLARTEARGAQRR
- a CDS encoding ParB N-terminal domain-containing protein; this encodes MAATKKKRPVTKTGRPRARKGVTLKPTELGAQQVALAERPPELEALAQAVEADGGAVLAAYREPLGGHPLLFVALPVEKVERTAFQRDVSDAHVRKLTLAMDKTRRYLDPIVAVREGERYLTPNGGHRLTALKELGARTVLALLVPEREVAYQILALNIEKAHNLREKALEVVRMYRDLAGALDPRESEMALEFEEPALVTLGFAYEQRPRLSGGAYAPILRKVDALSDEKLSRALAERERRAAVLLAFDDAVGEAVARLKARGFDSPYLKNFVVARVNPLRFMKGAAPPFDELFAQMTKRTQGMDPGKIKSEDVARSGGAAEAE